In Lentibacillus amyloliquefaciens, one DNA window encodes the following:
- the mqo gene encoding malate dehydrogenase (quinone), producing MSYESSKSDVVLIGAGIMSTTLGVLIKELAPDWKITVFEQLGVAGGESSNEKNNSGTGHAALCELNYTAEQADGTIDISQAVRINERFQLSRQLWAYLADRNLIENPRNFITGLPHMSFVKGKENVAFLKKRVEALSNHPLFQEMAFSDDPNQLKEWFPLIMNNRPANEPVAGTKIDDGTDVNFGELTRTMSDYLEREDVNINYNHSVQDIKQTTDGTWELKVRDKNGAIGTHKSRFVFIGAGGGSLSLLQKTGTPEGKHIGGFPISGQYLECNNPEVIEQHYAKVYGKNPPGAPLMVVPHLDTRFIDGKRALIFGPFAGFSPKFLKTGSNKDLFASVKPHNMITMLAAGLKNISLLQYLIQQLRLTKKERMNELREFFPDAKDEDWELKIAGQRVQVIKDTSASKGTIQFSDTEVVHSHDRSLAALLGGSPGASTSVSDMIGLIETCFPQKMDEWKPKLKEMIPSYGENLSDKPELIAEIKSSTIRALELDRNM from the coding sequence ATGAGTTACGAATCATCTAAATCAGACGTTGTTTTAATAGGTGCTGGGATTATGAGCACAACCTTGGGTGTACTGATTAAGGAATTAGCACCAGATTGGAAAATTACAGTGTTCGAGCAGCTTGGCGTTGCCGGTGGAGAAAGCTCTAACGAAAAGAACAATTCAGGAACAGGACATGCTGCACTATGCGAGTTGAATTATACAGCTGAACAAGCTGACGGTACCATTGATATAAGTCAAGCAGTTAGGATAAATGAACGCTTTCAATTATCAAGACAACTTTGGGCTTATTTGGCCGATCGTAATTTAATCGAGAACCCGCGTAATTTTATTACCGGTTTGCCTCATATGAGTTTTGTTAAAGGTAAAGAAAATGTTGCATTTTTAAAAAAACGCGTTGAAGCACTATCGAACCATCCATTATTTCAAGAAATGGCGTTTTCCGATGATCCGAATCAGTTAAAAGAATGGTTCCCGCTTATTATGAACAACCGGCCAGCGAATGAACCTGTCGCCGGAACGAAAATTGATGATGGTACAGACGTCAACTTTGGGGAATTGACCCGTACAATGAGCGATTACCTTGAGCGAGAAGACGTTAATATCAATTACAATCACAGTGTGCAGGATATAAAGCAGACCACAGATGGAACGTGGGAATTGAAGGTACGGGATAAAAACGGTGCAATTGGAACGCATAAATCGAGGTTTGTTTTTATAGGAGCTGGCGGCGGCAGTTTATCTTTACTGCAGAAGACTGGAACTCCTGAAGGGAAACATATAGGAGGATTTCCAATCAGCGGACAATATTTGGAATGTAATAATCCTGAGGTAATTGAACAACACTATGCAAAAGTCTATGGCAAGAACCCGCCTGGTGCTCCATTAATGGTTGTACCACATCTGGATACGCGGTTTATCGACGGAAAAAGAGCGTTAATTTTTGGTCCTTTTGCAGGCTTTTCGCCCAAATTCCTTAAAACAGGTTCGAATAAGGATCTGTTTGCTTCAGTCAAGCCACATAATATGATAACAATGCTAGCAGCAGGCTTAAAAAATATCTCATTGTTGCAATACCTGATTCAACAATTGAGATTGACCAAGAAAGAAAGAATGAATGAATTACGAGAATTCTTCCCAGATGCAAAAGATGAAGATTGGGAACTGAAAATAGCAGGTCAACGTGTACAAGTCATTAAAGACACGTCTGCTAGCAAGGGAACAATTCAATTTAGTGATACGGAAGTTGTTCATAGCCATGATAGATCATTAGCTGCTCTGCTTGGTGGTTCTCCGGGTGCTTCAACATCTGTTTCAGACATGATTGGATTAATTGAAACTTGCTTTCCACAAAAGATGGATGAATGGAAACCAAAATTAAAAGAAATGATTCCATCTTATGGTGAAAACTTGTCCGATAAGCCTGAACTTATTGCTGAGATTAAATCTTCAACAATACGAGCGCTTGAATTGGATAGGAATATGTAA
- a CDS encoding bifunctional aldolase/short-chain dehydrogenase — protein sequence MVQNRWDKSKNSNETGLDELVYRSNLLGQDRSVANWGGGNTSAKTTETDFKGDEIEVMWVKGSGSDLATMGAKNFTGLKMEDIRPLEEKEDMSDEDMVAYLSHCMIDSKHPRSSIETLLHAFLPFKHVDHTHPDAIVSIACAGNGQEIAKEIFGERFVWIPYIRPGFKLSKMIAEGVRNNPNAELIIMEKHGLVTWGETSKESYDKTISIIQEAEDYIESKAKGKTLFGGQKYETLSKNERESILTQILPVIRGQVSTDKKMIVTNDDSDTVLEFVNSKDAKELSQIGAACPDHLVHTKRAPLYVEWDPASKDVNQLIESVKNGISFFKEEYVAYFERNKSEGDTITETAPRVVLIPGIGMVNTGKSWSAANVSESLYHRAVSVMGGSTVIGNFVSLNEAESFAIEYWSLELYKLSLAPPEAEFSRQVGFVTGGAGGIGGATCKRLLSEGAHVVVADIDMDGAENLAAEINERYGTNRAYAVKMDVTKEEEVEEAIKKSVLKYGGLDIIVNNAGLASSSKFEETTMDKWNLNMNVLVTGYFLVARESFKLMKEQEIGGSMVFVGSKNSIYAGKNAAAYSTAKAAEVHLARTVAADGGEHGIRVNSVLPDAVIRGSKIWDSNWKEERASSYGIDADELEEHYRKRTILNVNILPEDIAESIAFLLSSKAAKTTGCMVTVDGGVAAAFTR from the coding sequence TTGGTACAAAATCGTTGGGATAAAAGTAAAAACAGCAATGAAACAGGCTTAGATGAGCTCGTGTATCGCTCGAATTTGTTAGGCCAAGATCGCTCTGTAGCCAACTGGGGCGGCGGAAATACATCAGCAAAAACAACAGAAACAGACTTTAAAGGCGACGAAATTGAAGTGATGTGGGTAAAGGGAAGTGGCTCTGACCTTGCAACAATGGGTGCTAAAAACTTTACTGGGTTAAAAATGGAAGATATCAGACCACTAGAGGAAAAAGAGGATATGTCCGATGAAGATATGGTGGCTTACTTATCACATTGCATGATTGATTCAAAACACCCTCGCTCTTCCATTGAGACATTGCTCCATGCATTTTTGCCTTTTAAACATGTTGATCACACACATCCTGATGCCATCGTTAGTATTGCGTGTGCTGGTAATGGACAGGAAATTGCAAAAGAAATTTTTGGTGAACGTTTTGTTTGGATACCATATATTCGACCTGGCTTTAAGCTTTCCAAAATGATTGCAGAAGGTGTTCGGAATAATCCGAACGCAGAACTTATCATTATGGAGAAGCATGGCCTTGTAACATGGGGCGAGACATCCAAAGAAAGTTACGACAAAACAATTTCGATTATCCAAGAGGCTGAAGATTATATTGAATCTAAAGCAAAGGGCAAGACGCTTTTTGGCGGACAAAAATATGAGACATTGAGTAAAAATGAACGAGAATCGATCCTGACACAAATATTACCTGTCATTCGTGGTCAGGTTAGCACCGACAAAAAGATGATTGTTACAAATGATGACAGCGATACAGTTCTTGAATTTGTAAATAGCAAAGACGCTAAAGAGCTATCACAAATCGGTGCCGCATGCCCGGATCATCTTGTTCACACGAAACGAGCTCCTCTCTATGTAGAATGGGATCCTGCAAGTAAAGATGTCAATCAATTAATCGAGAGTGTTAAAAACGGAATCAGTTTTTTTAAAGAAGAGTATGTTGCTTATTTTGAACGGAACAAATCAGAAGGGGATACAATCACTGAAACAGCCCCACGTGTTGTATTAATCCCTGGAATTGGTATGGTTAACACAGGGAAAAGCTGGTCCGCTGCTAACGTGAGTGAATCGTTGTACCATCGCGCAGTATCAGTTATGGGCGGATCTACTGTAATTGGAAATTTTGTATCGCTTAATGAGGCAGAGTCGTTTGCAATCGAATACTGGTCATTGGAACTCTACAAACTTAGCTTAGCTCCTCCTGAAGCAGAGTTCTCCCGTCAAGTTGGATTTGTAACAGGTGGTGCTGGAGGTATCGGAGGTGCAACTTGTAAACGTCTTCTATCAGAAGGGGCCCATGTCGTAGTTGCTGATATTGACATGGATGGAGCAGAAAACCTTGCAGCTGAAATTAATGAGCGTTACGGTACAAACCGTGCATATGCGGTTAAAATGGACGTTACAAAAGAGGAAGAAGTAGAAGAAGCCATTAAGAAGTCTGTTTTAAAATACGGCGGGCTGGACATTATTGTGAATAATGCTGGTCTGGCAAGTTCCAGTAAGTTTGAAGAAACGACAATGGACAAATGGAATCTGAATATGAATGTGCTGGTCACCGGTTATTTCCTTGTCGCAAGAGAGTCATTCAAACTAATGAAAGAACAAGAAATTGGTGGTAGCATGGTTTTCGTCGGATCGAAAAATTCTATCTATGCCGGAAAAAATGCAGCAGCTTATAGCACTGCAAAAGCAGCTGAAGTTCATCTGGCAAGAACGGTTGCTGCAGACGGTGGCGAGCATGGTATTCGGGTGAACTCCGTGCTACCTGATGCGGTTATACGCGGTTCAAAAATTTGGGACTCAAATTGGAAAGAAGAACGAGCATCTTCATATGGTATTGATGCAGATGAGCTGGAAGAGCATTATCGAAAACGTACAATCTTGAATGTTAATATTCTTCCAGAGGATATTGCGGAATCCATTGCGTTTCTCTTATCCTCTAAAGCAGCCAAAACCACAGGTTGCATGGTAACGGTTGATGGCGGTGTTGCTGCAGCTTTTACCAGATAA
- the rhaA gene encoding L-rhamnose isomerase, whose translation MTIQENYQEAKKHYEKWGIDVDAALEQLKQVPISIHCWQGDDIGGFEADQQELSGGIDVTGNYPGKATTPEELRSDLEKALSLIPGKHRINLHAIYGETDGKVVDRDEIKPEHFKNWVDWAKNHDLGLDFNPTFFSHSKADDGLTLAHPDKEIRDFWIRHTIASRRIGEYFGKELGTPALTNIWIPDGYKDIPSDRLTPRKRLKDSLDEVFSVEIDEKYNVDAMESKLFGIGSEAYVVGSHEFYMGYALKNNKLCLLDTGHYHPTEVVSNKISAMLLYNDKLALHVSRPVRWDSDHVVILDDELREIGLELVRNDALDKVSIGLDFFDASINRVAAWTIGTRNMIKALLYALLTPNEHLKQLQEEGNFTERLALMEEFKTYPFGAIWDYYCEQMGVPAKEAWLDEVNEYEKTVLSQRK comes from the coding sequence ATGACTATTCAAGAAAATTATCAGGAAGCCAAAAAACACTATGAAAAATGGGGGATCGATGTTGACGCAGCGTTAGAGCAGTTAAAACAGGTGCCCATTTCAATTCATTGCTGGCAGGGCGACGACATCGGCGGATTTGAAGCCGATCAACAAGAATTATCGGGTGGGATTGATGTAACCGGAAATTATCCCGGAAAAGCAACCACGCCTGAAGAATTAAGAAGTGATTTGGAAAAAGCGCTTTCGCTCATTCCCGGGAAGCATCGCATTAACTTGCATGCTATTTATGGTGAAACAGATGGTAAGGTAGTAGATCGAGACGAAATTAAACCAGAACATTTTAAAAACTGGGTGGATTGGGCGAAAAACCATGATCTGGGTCTGGATTTCAACCCAACTTTCTTTTCACATTCAAAAGCAGATGACGGTTTAACATTGGCACATCCGGATAAAGAAATCAGAGATTTCTGGATTCGGCATACGATTGCCAGCCGCAGAATTGGTGAATACTTTGGTAAGGAACTGGGTACACCAGCGTTAACGAACATTTGGATTCCTGATGGTTATAAAGATATTCCTAGTGACCGTTTGACACCAAGAAAAAGATTGAAAGATTCGTTGGATGAAGTATTTTCAGTAGAGATTGATGAAAAATACAATGTTGACGCGATGGAAAGTAAACTATTTGGCATTGGCTCAGAAGCCTATGTTGTCGGGTCACATGAGTTTTACATGGGCTATGCTCTAAAGAACAATAAGTTATGTTTGCTGGACACCGGGCACTACCATCCAACTGAGGTCGTTTCAAATAAAATTTCGGCTATGCTCTTATATAATGATAAACTGGCTTTGCATGTGTCACGACCAGTACGTTGGGACAGTGATCATGTTGTCATTTTAGATGATGAACTGCGCGAAATCGGTTTGGAACTTGTCCGCAATGATGCATTGGACAAAGTGTCAATTGGTCTAGACTTCTTTGATGCCAGCATTAATCGTGTCGCAGCGTGGACAATTGGAACGCGGAATATGATAAAGGCATTGTTATATGCTTTGTTGACGCCAAATGAACATTTGAAGCAATTACAGGAAGAAGGAAACTTTACTGAAAGACTGGCGTTAATGGAAGAGTTCAAGACTTATCCGTTTGGTGCGATATGGGATTATTACTGCGAGCAAATGGGGGTACCGGCAAAAGAAGCATGGTTGGATGAGGTTAATGAATACGAGAAAACGGTTTTGTCTCAAAGAAAATAG
- a CDS encoding DeoR/GlpR family DNA-binding transcription regulator produces MLVAERQQKIVELVNKRKSLRVTELSQTFSVTEETIRRDLETLERQKKLSRSHGGAISVNNSEQLEVPYFEREITNVTEKKEIAIEAVKQVEEGDKLILDASTTAWYMAKSLPNISLTVLTNSIKVAMELSSKPQVTVISTGGTLLSKSLSFVGPLGETSLESYHVKKAFISCKGLHIDRGISESNEQQARIKKKMIESADTVYIMIDHSKFGIQTFSHINGLEMIDHIITDTKVDSKIIQQLEDKSLHLIKV; encoded by the coding sequence ATGCTTGTTGCAGAAAGGCAGCAAAAAATTGTTGAATTAGTTAATAAACGTAAAAGTTTACGTGTAACAGAGTTGAGCCAAACTTTTTCAGTAACAGAAGAGACTATACGCAGGGATCTAGAAACACTGGAAAGACAAAAAAAGTTATCCCGCAGCCATGGCGGTGCTATTAGCGTTAATAATTCTGAGCAATTAGAAGTCCCTTATTTTGAAAGGGAAATCACGAATGTGACAGAAAAAAAGGAGATTGCCATTGAGGCTGTTAAGCAAGTGGAAGAAGGGGATAAGTTAATATTAGATGCAAGTACTACCGCATGGTATATGGCTAAATCTCTTCCGAATATCTCATTAACAGTGTTAACAAATTCTATAAAGGTAGCAATGGAGTTAAGTTCCAAGCCTCAAGTCACAGTTATTTCTACTGGTGGAACACTATTATCCAAATCTTTGTCGTTTGTTGGACCGTTAGGTGAAACATCTTTAGAAAGCTATCATGTGAAAAAAGCATTTATTTCATGTAAAGGTCTCCATATAGATCGTGGGATAAGTGAGTCAAATGAACAACAGGCTCGAATCAAGAAAAAAATGATCGAAAGTGCTGATACGGTTTATATTATGATTGATCATAGCAAGTTTGGAATACAAACCTTTTCGCACATTAACGGCCTGGAAATGATTGATCATATTATTACGGATACTAAAGTAGATAGTAAAATTATTCAACAGTTAGAAGATAAGTCACTACATTTAATCAAAGTTTGA
- the rbsK gene encoding ribokinase has translation MSVTVVGSINIDTVALTDKYPERGQTIFGNKIEYLPGGKGANQATAVARLGKEVNMIGAIGHDLYGDKLIESLQGSKVNTRFIKRSDSLSTGTAIITIDHTAENTMLVLKGANEDLNKSDIESAFNQIKDSEVLLVQMEVPQETVIRAMQLAKEKGMYVILDPAPAEGITIKALDYADIITPNRQETYHMLGIDVLGIDSALEAAKTFENMGVKNSIIKMGDKGSVVYQSGNWEHIPPIAVKAVDSVGAGDAFAGALACAITDGFDIVSGSHFATAVGALKVTKLGAQMGIPTIDEVEAFCSEQGLKHCNLNESTV, from the coding sequence ATGAGTGTAACAGTGGTAGGGAGTATCAACATAGATACGGTTGCATTAACAGATAAATATCCAGAAAGAGGTCAAACTATATTCGGCAATAAAATTGAATACCTTCCAGGGGGAAAAGGTGCAAACCAAGCTACAGCTGTTGCCCGCTTAGGGAAGGAAGTCAATATGATTGGGGCTATTGGTCATGATTTATATGGAGATAAATTGATTGAAAGTTTACAAGGTTCGAAGGTGAATACACGTTTTATTAAGCGTTCTGATTCACTGTCAACTGGAACAGCTATCATTACAATTGATCATACGGCTGAAAATACGATGTTGGTATTAAAGGGTGCTAATGAAGATTTAAATAAAAGTGATATTGAAAGTGCTTTCAATCAAATAAAAGATAGTGAAGTACTTTTGGTACAAATGGAAGTACCACAAGAGACCGTTATCAGAGCGATGCAATTAGCGAAAGAAAAAGGTATGTATGTCATTTTAGACCCTGCACCTGCTGAGGGTATTACAATCAAAGCTTTGGATTATGCAGATATTATCACTCCAAACCGACAGGAAACCTACCATATGCTTGGAATTGATGTGCTTGGAATTGATAGCGCTTTAGAAGCAGCTAAAACTTTTGAAAATATGGGGGTTAAAAACTCCATCATTAAGATGGGAGATAAGGGTTCTGTCGTGTATCAAAGTGGAAATTGGGAACACATCCCACCTATAGCTGTCAAAGCAGTTGACAGTGTTGGGGCAGGGGATGCTTTTGCAGGAGCTTTAGCCTGTGCAATAACAGATGGGTTCGACATTGTCTCAGGGAGTCACTTTGCAACCGCCGTTGGGGCATTGAAAGTCACAAAGCTGGGCGCACAAATGGGGATCCCGACAATTGATGAAGTGGAAGCTTTTTGCAGCGAACAAGGATTGAAGCATTGTAACTTAAATGAAAGCACAGTGTAG
- a CDS encoding DeoR/GlpR family DNA-binding transcription regulator: MRNGADKNSFIFLNERQRKITNLVEKNGSARVSELSKDFRVSEETVRRDLEKLETDGFVNRIHGGAVKRSIEEGGEIPVLNRQETHTEEKEMIAKKAASFIEDGDIVAVDASTTVLQMTKYLKNKKLTVITNSIPVTLDLVKQEGIEVILIGGYVSEGSMSLVGNFAEKVIQDYHVDKFFFSCMGVDIKRGVSEIHEAQALLKKQLIDISEQLFLLADYSKFGVKSLIGLCDLYDVDYLITDNKVSIEKIKELNNLGIKAHIGEE; encoded by the coding sequence ATGAGAAATGGTGCAGATAAAAATTCATTTATTTTTTTAAATGAACGTCAACGGAAAATAACAAATCTAGTAGAGAAGAACGGCTCGGCAAGAGTTTCTGAATTAAGCAAAGACTTTAGGGTGAGTGAAGAAACAGTAAGGAGAGATTTAGAAAAACTTGAAACGGATGGTTTTGTCAATAGAATACATGGCGGTGCTGTTAAACGTTCAATAGAAGAAGGGGGAGAAATCCCTGTTCTTAATAGACAGGAAACTCATACTGAAGAGAAAGAAATGATTGCAAAAAAAGCAGCTTCTTTTATTGAAGATGGTGATATTGTTGCTGTTGACGCCAGCACAACAGTTTTGCAAATGACTAAGTATTTGAAAAATAAAAAACTGACAGTTATAACGAATTCTATTCCAGTTACGCTGGACCTTGTTAAGCAAGAAGGAATTGAAGTTATATTAATTGGAGGCTATGTTTCTGAAGGATCTATGTCACTTGTTGGGAATTTTGCAGAAAAAGTAATTCAGGATTATCATGTTGATAAGTTCTTTTTTTCCTGTATGGGCGTAGACATTAAAAGAGGGGTAAGCGAAATACACGAAGCACAAGCGCTTTTGAAGAAACAATTAATAGATATATCTGAACAATTATTTCTTTTAGCTGATTATAGTAAATTTGGAGTTAAATCATTAATTGGATTATGTGATCTTTACGATGTTGATTATTTGATAACAGATAATAAAGTCTCTATTGAGAAAATTAAGGAATTAAATAACCTTGGAATTAAAGCCCACATCGGAGAAGAATGA
- the istB gene encoding IS21-like element helper ATPase IstB, whose amino-acid sequence MTQTLEQLQQQLRSLRLSESAQYLPELVQQAESEDWTYRTFLHRLASYEQKRRDEKQVEKRLKWAAFPFYKTLDAFDLDEQQSLSKKQLNQLQEFTWLDQLYNLILLGPPGVGKTFLATGLGIEAIHQGYKVSFISMGDLIHTLKTEEFTRKSQIRMKRIKDSHLVIIDDLMYMAMDNREANLFFHLINDLYDKASVILTSNKGPSEWGELLGDPGVATAILDRVLHRAEIIHFREDESYRMKHRSSIFEEKSVHN is encoded by the coding sequence ATGACTCAGACACTTGAACAACTTCAACAGCAATTGCGTTCGCTAAGGTTGTCCGAAAGCGCTCAGTACCTGCCTGAACTAGTGCAACAAGCAGAGTCCGAAGATTGGACTTATCGAACGTTTCTTCATCGCCTGGCATCTTATGAGCAAAAACGTCGGGATGAGAAGCAAGTGGAAAAGAGACTGAAATGGGCGGCGTTCCCTTTCTATAAAACGCTGGATGCCTTTGATCTCGACGAGCAGCAGTCCTTAAGCAAAAAGCAGCTGAACCAACTGCAAGAGTTTACATGGCTCGACCAACTGTATAACCTCATTCTCCTCGGACCGCCAGGGGTAGGCAAGACCTTCCTGGCGACGGGGTTAGGGATTGAGGCCATTCACCAAGGATATAAGGTTTCCTTTATATCCATGGGTGACCTCATTCACACCTTGAAAACGGAGGAGTTTACGCGGAAATCGCAGATAAGAATGAAACGTATCAAAGATTCTCATCTGGTCATTATCGATGACTTGATGTATATGGCGATGGACAATCGGGAAGCGAACCTGTTTTTTCACTTGATTAATGACCTCTATGACAAGGCCTCCGTCATTTTGACGTCTAACAAAGGGCCAAGTGAATGGGGAGAATTATTAGGTGATCCCGGCGTCGCTACAGCGATCTTGGATCGCGTATTACACCGAGCAGAAATCATTCATTTTAGAGAGGATGAAAGCTATCGAATGAAGCATCGTTCTTCCATTTTTGAGGAAAAAAGTGTTCACAATTAA
- the istA gene encoding IS21 family transposase: MDIYQLKQQGFKIRRIARKLGISRTTVYKYLEKSPEEMGEWMASTQTRRKKLDPYEMLIQTWLSEHPDLSASQIHDWLLERYTDLKVGESTVRLFVNELREKYNIPKTEAMRDYQGLQDPPMGQQAQVDFGHTVQKTPDGKEVKLTFITFVLSHSRYKFVKWLDRPLTTKDVIDCHEQAFHAFGGIPYEIVYDQDALIVVSENAGDLILTEAFQAYREERKLTMYVCRKADPESKGKVENVVKFVKGNFAKNRIFGTLDRWKEQSDAWLERTGNGKVHNTTKKRPVEVFALEKQHLRPVTTKLTLSRVDSSITRTVRKDNTILYQSNRYSVPLGTYRQNKIVYIQTDDHSLVIREHQEGPVIANHSISHGKGKLIQDSQHTRDRTKGIAAYMATIAEKFEDKEKAMTFLEALHKKYPRYIRDQLQLMSKALKEIEPTIGDEALHMCMQQGIESATEFGDVVQYIKRQRQVDHAALDHTKEPVKPLNGRETSVDDTKPQTRDVSDYLALLEGASV; the protein is encoded by the coding sequence ATGGATATTTATCAATTAAAACAGCAAGGGTTTAAGATTCGAAGAATCGCTAGAAAGTTGGGCATTTCAAGGACGACGGTCTATAAGTATCTCGAAAAATCTCCGGAGGAAATGGGTGAATGGATGGCCTCAACCCAGACAAGAAGAAAAAAGTTGGATCCGTATGAAATGCTCATCCAAACATGGCTCAGTGAACATCCGGATCTATCCGCATCACAAATTCATGATTGGTTACTTGAAAGATATACAGATCTAAAAGTTGGCGAAAGCACTGTGCGCCTGTTTGTCAATGAGCTTCGTGAAAAATACAACATTCCTAAAACAGAAGCCATGCGGGACTATCAAGGCCTTCAAGATCCGCCCATGGGTCAACAAGCTCAAGTAGACTTTGGGCACACCGTTCAAAAAACACCCGATGGCAAGGAGGTTAAACTCACGTTCATTACGTTCGTTCTCTCGCACTCGCGGTATAAATTTGTCAAATGGCTGGATAGGCCTTTGACAACAAAAGATGTAATTGACTGCCACGAGCAGGCCTTTCACGCTTTTGGAGGGATCCCTTATGAAATTGTTTATGATCAAGATGCCTTAATCGTGGTCAGCGAGAATGCCGGGGATTTGATCTTGACCGAGGCATTTCAGGCGTATCGCGAGGAAAGAAAGTTAACCATGTACGTTTGTCGAAAAGCCGACCCTGAGAGCAAGGGAAAGGTTGAAAATGTGGTCAAGTTTGTGAAAGGGAACTTCGCGAAAAATCGTATCTTCGGCACGTTGGATCGCTGGAAGGAACAAAGCGACGCATGGCTTGAACGAACGGGAAATGGGAAAGTGCATAACACAACCAAAAAAAGACCCGTCGAAGTGTTCGCTCTGGAAAAACAACACTTACGACCGGTCACCACAAAACTGACACTTTCTCGTGTGGATTCCAGTATAACAAGAACGGTTCGAAAGGACAACACGATTTTATACCAATCGAATCGTTACTCCGTTCCTCTGGGCACCTACAGACAAAATAAAATCGTGTACATTCAAACGGACGACCATAGCTTGGTGATCCGTGAACACCAGGAGGGACCTGTGATCGCCAACCACAGTATTAGCCACGGAAAAGGCAAGTTGATTCAAGACAGCCAGCACACACGTGATCGAACGAAGGGGATCGCTGCCTATATGGCGACCATAGCCGAAAAGTTTGAAGACAAAGAAAAGGCCATGACGTTTTTAGAAGCCCTTCACAAGAAGTATCCTCGTTATATTCGGGACCAGCTTCAACTCATGTCGAAAGCTTTGAAAGAGATCGAACCAACCATCGGTGACGAAGCGTTGCACATGTGTATGCAGCAAGGCATTGAGAGCGCCACAGAGTTCGGCGATGTTGTTCAGTACATCAAACGCCAGCGTCAGGTGGACCATGCGGCATTGGATCACACAAAAGAGCCGGTCAAGCCTTTAAATGGGCGGGAGACGTCCGTCGATGATACAAAGCCACAGACGCGAGACGTGAGCGACTATCTCGCCTTACTGGAAGGAGCATCCGTATGA
- the rpe gene encoding ribulose-phosphate 3-epimerase, whose protein sequence is MAKIGPSLMCADMGNLEDAILRLDQKSVDFFHLDVMDGRFVPNFTLGPDIVKTLRSHTKTPFDIHLMIEEPEKYIDVFADSGADMISVHVEATTHLQRTLQLIRNRGLKAGIALNPATPLSNLDYIWDTIDYVVLMTVNPGFAGQKFIPLVYDKIEQLSQYIAEKQLTIDIQVDGNISFETIPKVLEKGADMLVCGTSSLFKKDNFLEEAMDDLNSFISSL, encoded by the coding sequence ATGGCGAAAATTGGACCATCGTTAATGTGTGCAGATATGGGCAATTTAGAAGATGCTATTTTAAGGCTAGACCAAAAGAGTGTTGACTTCTTTCATCTTGATGTGATGGACGGTCGTTTTGTCCCAAATTTTACTTTGGGTCCTGATATAGTAAAAACATTGCGTTCACATACTAAAACACCGTTTGATATACATCTCATGATTGAAGAGCCAGAAAAATATATAGATGTGTTTGCAGATTCAGGGGCAGATATGATTTCGGTTCACGTTGAAGCTACTACTCATTTGCAGAGAACATTACAACTTATACGAAATCGAGGCTTAAAAGCAGGAATTGCTTTGAATCCTGCTACACCACTTAGCAATTTGGATTATATTTGGGATACCATTGATTATGTGGTTTTAATGACTGTTAACCCAGGGTTTGCAGGTCAAAAGTTTATTCCGTTAGTTTACGATAAAATTGAACAATTAAGTCAATATATAGCAGAAAAGCAATTAACAATCGATATTCAAGTGGACGGCAATATTAGTTTTGAAACTATTCCAAAGGTACTGGAAAAAGGGGCTGATATGCTAGTTTGCGGGACCTCTTCTTTGTTTAAAAAGGATAATTTTTTGGAAGAGGCAATGGATGACCTGAATAGTTTCATAAGCAGTCTATAG